TCTTTCAGTCGATCAATCTCGTTAGTAAAAGCTTCATAATCACGAATGATGCCGTCTAAAAATTCATCGACTTCATCCGGATCATAACCGCGAACCTTATTCTTGAACTTCTTGTCCAAAATATCTTTAGGTCCGTACTGGATACTAAATTTTGTTTCTTTGTTACTATCCATTCCGACACACCTCATTGTTTTCATGGAACCAGACTAACAATAAGCTTACCATATCTCAATCGTTTTGAAAATGCTCATTTTCCGCTTCTGCCATTTCTTGGGCAGTGTCTTCCAAATCGTCCATCGTAATCAACGTGACCGGATAATCACGCCGTTTTGCCATATCTTCGGCAGCGCGGTAATCCCACTGCGGCTTACCGGGAAACTCCGGATCGTAAACAATCACCGCAGCATCCGTGTGTGCGGTCATGAACCGCATATAACCCTGTAACTGTGCCGGTCGTTGATACGGCGCCTGCGAAACTGCATCGGAAAAATCGACTTGCTGGCGTAGTGCGGCCAGTTGTCCCTGATTGGCTTCATTCCACTTTGAGCCAAAATCCGTAAACGGCAGCATCATCGCAATTTTAAAGTCGGGATACAATGGCTTCAGCCTTAAAGCAACCTCGATTGCCCACTGCTCAACGCCTAATTGGCCGCCGGTAATCAGCCAGTTCAGGCCTTCATCCAGATACTGAAGCAGTGTGTTTTTTAATGAAATTTTAAGGACTTTTAGCTTCGGGTCCTGATTGCCAAAGACATTGAGTTCATAGGCACGGTATCCGGTTATCCACAATCGTTTTCCAGCCATGATTTTCCTCCAAATATTAGGCCAACGCGGTTGATATTGGTATAATAGCGCCAGGAGTGTGATCGCATGACCATTCGTTATCCCAATGGTAATCCATACAAAGACGGGACGCAATTATCACCGGATCCCGTTTCGCGCCCAACGATTTATGGCGGGCGTGGGATGACATTAGAAGAAGAACTTAATCTCAGTAATCAGTATTATCGCAGTGTTGACAAGGCGGTCGTGTATAAAAAGCCGACGCCTGTGCAAATTGTAAAAGTCGACTACCCCAAACGTAGCCAGGCGGTGATTCGCGAAGCGTACTTTAAGACACCTTCTACCACAGATTATAATGGGGTTTATCGTGGTTATTACCTTGACTTTGAAGCCAAGGAAACCAAGAATAAGGCAAGCTTCCCGCTAAAAAACTTCCATCAGCACCAGATTGATCATTTTCGGCGCTGTTTGAAGCAAAACGGGATCTGTTTTGTTGTGATTCGATTTGCGACAATTAAGCGGCTTTTTGTTTTTCCGGCAAGCCGATTAATCGCATGCTGGGATCACCAGAGCACCGGTGGCCGTAAGTCGATTCCATTAACAAAAATCATTCAACACGGATTTGAACTCCATCCGCAGTTGCAACCGGTCGTGCCGTTTCTTGACGGTGTTGACTGGTTGATCGAAACGAAAGTAGGTAATTTGCGTGGCTGATAATCAGAACATGTCGCGAATGGCGCGACGCCGCGAAGATAAACTCACTAATGGACCCAAGCCGCCCAAGAAATTGTGGCGGCGTATTCTCAAGTGGACATTGCTTGGATTGCTTGTCCTGTTCATTGCAGGCGTGGGCCTGTTCTCTTGGTATGCCAAAGATGCCCCTGAAGTCACCCAGGCGAAGTTGGAATCAGGCGGTTCCAGCACCATTTATGATCGCAGCGGAAACGAGATCACGACGCTTGGACTCGAAAACCGTGATTACGTGAAAGCTTCCGAAATTCCGCAGCGGTTGAAAGATGCCGTTGTTTCGATTGAAGATCGCCGGTTTTACGATGAAAAGTTAGGCATTGATCCGGTTCGAATCATCGGCGCCGCCTTCAACAACCTGACTGGAACCAGCGATGGCCTTCAAGGTGGTTCAACTTTGACGCAGCAGCTGATTAAGCTGTCTGTATTTAGTACGAAGTCATCTGACCAAACCCTGCGCCGTAAAGCTCAAGAAGCTTGGTTGGCGATGCAGGTCCAGCAAAAATACAGTAAAGATCAGATTCTGGAGTACTACATCAACAAAGTCTTCATGAATTATGGTCAGTACGGGATGAGCACCGGCGCCAAGTTTTATTTTAATAAATCGCTCAAAGACCTGACGTTAGCGCAGACGGCGTTCATTGCCGGTCTTCCGCAAAGTCCTGCCGGTTACGATCCGTACAAGTATCCGCAAAAGGCAACCCAGCGCCGCAATGCGGTTATTGATGCGATGCTGCGGGACAAGAAAATCACAGCAGCAGACGCTAAAAAGGCCAAGGCTACGCCGATTACGGATGGCTTGCAGCCGAAACAGCAGCAAACCAATACCACGGCCAATGACAAGATTATCGATTCTTACCTCACCCAGGTGATAGCCGAAGTGAAGAAGAAAACCGGGTTAAATCCGTATACCGATAATCTGGATATTTATACCAATATTGACATGAGTGCCCAGCGCCGGTTGTATGACATTGTTAATACCGACGACTATGTGAGCTTCCCTGATGATTCTTTCCAAACCGGGGTTACCATGACCGATCCGGATAATGGTGAAGTGCTGGCACAGATTGGTGGCCGTAAAACCGGCGATGTACGCCTTGCCTATAACCGCGCGGCACAAAATACCCGTAGTAACGGATCGACCATGAAACCGCTCATGGATTATGGGCCGGCCATTGAATATCTGAACTATTCTACGTATGAACAAATGCTGGATGAACCTTACCAGTATCCGGGAACCAGTATTTCCTTATATGACTGGGACAAGAAGTATCAAGGCCGTATTTCTATGCGGACCGCCCTCGAACAATCGCGGAATATTCCGGCGGTCAAAACTTTGAGTGCTGTTGGTATGACCAACGCCGTGAAGTTCCTGAAAGGCTTGGGTATTGATTTACCAAGTTCGGAGCAGTACCTCTCAAGTGCGATCGGCGCTTCGGTTAACACGGTTCAAGAAGCAGGCGCTTATGGGGCTTTTGCGAACGGCGGCACGTATTACAAACCGTATTACGTCAACAAGGTTGTGAGTGCTGACGGCAACACACAGACCTTCAACAGTCAAGGAACGCGTGCGATGAAGTCCAGTACCGCGTATATGATTACCGACATGCTGAAAGGTGTCTTGACCAAGGGTACCGGCACCGCGGCAGCTATTTCCGGACTTCACCAGGCCGGCAAAACCGGGACCACCGATTACAGCGATGCCGAACTTAAACAAAATCCGGCGTTAAACGCAACGGGAATTGCTAAGGACGCTTGGTTCACCGGATATACGCGCAATCGGGTCATTTCGGTTTGGACAGGCTACGATAAACCGACGTCGCATGGCATTAGTTATGCTGAGCAGGAGATCTCGCAGAAAATATACAAAGCGCTGATGAGTTATACCTCACAGAATCTGGATAATCGCGACTGGACCCAACCAGATACGGTTGAATCCTACAACATTCTAAAAGGCAGCAATCCGGGAACCGCGATTACTGGCGGCTCAGGTAATACCACGAAAGAACTGTACGTCCGTGGTCATGGGCCAAGCAGTCGCAAAGCGGTCGCCGAGTCTTCATCCTCAAGTGCCACTTCCGAATCATCGTCGTCACGGGCTAGTGATGAAAGCTCAAGCAGTGAAGTTTCCGAAAGCGTTGAATCAAGCGTTTCCACACCGAGTGTCACAACGCCAAGTGCCTCGCAGGCTTCACAAGAAGAACCATCTTCAAATAGTACGCCTTCATCGGCAAGCGGTGGTGGCTCCTCTGGCGGCAATCAGTAAGGCATTTAAACTGCCGACTGAATACTAAAAAGCTCGACGTTACTGCCAAATGTTTTGGCGGTGGCGTCGAGTTTTTTGACGTGGAAACTTGATTGAATTTTGGGCCCTTTCGAGTTCACACTTCATGTCAAAAGGTCCTACTGCTTTGATGCAGGCACATCAAACAGTGGGACCTTTTCTATAACGTTAATCTTGTGGTGCTAAGTGTAAGACATCCAAATGATGTTGCTTTAACAAGGCTTCACCATATGGATCATTGCGATAGTCGTGCGCGTAAACAATGCGCTTAATCCCGGCTTGAATCAAAGCCTTAGTGCAATTCAGACACGGGAAGAAGTTCACGTAAACAGTCGCGCCGTGGGTACTGACACCATTGGCTGCGCATTGGATAATCGCGTTCATCTCTGCGTGAATCGTGCGAATGCAGTGGCCGTCACGCATTAAGTGCCCTGCCTCATCACAATGCGGATCGCCACTGATGGCGCCATTATAGCCCGTGGCAATGATGCGGTGTTCCTGCACTAAAACAGCGCCAACAGTGGCTCGCTCACAAGTTGACCGTTCCGAAACTTGTTGCGCGAGTTCGAGAAAATAATGATCCCAACTTTCACGATGAACCTTTCGTTTAGATGGCACAATTTTATCTGTCAATGCTTAGCTGCCTCCTTAAGCGGCGCGTAATGCTCTGCTAAAAATGACCATTCGGAACCGGCCGGTATTTTTGGGTCTTGGGCGCGTAAATGCTCGCGACCAAAACGAATCAGGCTGCGGTGCAACTTGATCCAGGTAGACTTCGGCATTAATGCTTCCAGTCGCTTCTGAATCTGAACTGGCGTGGCCTTAGGCGAAACTAATCCCAACCCCTTCACAATCCGACTGACATGTGTATCGACGGCCACGCCAGGAATGCCGAACGCATCGCTAAGTACGACCGTCGCCGTTTTCTTGCCGACCCCTGGCAGCTTAACCAAATCAGCTGCGTCAGCCGGAACCTTACCGCCATATGACTGAACCAAAATGGCACTTAATGCCTTTAAGTGGGCTGCTTTCGTCCGGTACAACCCGAGTCGGCTGATTTTTTCGGCAATATCCGTCACCGGCGCAGCGGCCATTGCTTCCGGAGTTGGATAAGCCGCAAACAATGCCGGGGTGACAGCATTGACGGCAACATCTGTCGTTTGCGCCGACAGCATCACCGCAACCAGAATTTCAAAAGGGTTCGCTGCGTGCAATGTCGGTTCGGGATCAGGATATAGTGCCATGATTTGGTTAAACAATTGCCTAGCCTCTGCGTCAGTCATGAATGCGCCTCCTAGTTGTCTTCCACCGCTTTTACTCGATGAAAGTATGATCTGATGTGATGGTGAATCTAAAGCTCCTGATGCCGCTTAATGTCAGCTTGAACTTGTTGCGCGGTTTTGAGATGGCGGCGTTCCCAGTTTAGCAAAATACGATCCATATATTTTAATGAGTACGCCGAATTCAAAACCGCCTCGCGTAACGCCAACAAAATGACCTCTGGCAGATAATGATCAGTAGTCAACCAGTCCCGAATGGTTTCCTGCTCAATCGGGGAAAGCGGCCGGCCAAATTCAATTTCGATTTGATTGAAAACGTTTGTCTGGGCATCGGCATTTGGTTGCGTCACCGCCGTGCTGGTGGTTTGACCGCTATTCGGAATCTTTGCAAGTAGCGGACTGAGATCATAGTAATCCCGCATCCGCCCTTGATTGTCAGGAACGCTTTCCAGTACGATCGCCTTTTTTTGAATCAAGGTTTCAATGGCTGTGTAAATCGCGTTAGGTGCGACATTCATCAGGTTGGCTAATGCTTTGAGATCCGGGGCCTGATGGTGGTTGGATTGCCATTGATCCAAAAAAAGATACGTCAGAAATTCGGTCTGTGTCAGCCCCAATGCTGGATAATGGTCAAACAGCAGGTTCGAGACACTGAACTGCCCTGCTTCAGTATAAGTCCTTAAATCAGTCATTCTTGTGACCCTCCAAAAAAAGCCGGCGCGTTGGCGTCCGACTTTTGCGTGCCATTACGGCTTCAAACGATTGATCATGCGTGGGAATGGGATGGCTTCGCGTAAGTGATCCAGCTTGCAGATCCAGGTAATTGCCCGCTCCAGACCCAAACCAAAACCGGAATGCGGAACGGATCCATACTTGCGCAAGTCTAGGTACCATTCGTATTCATCCAAATCAAGCCCGGCTTTTTCGATGGCAGCCTTTAATG
Above is a window of Lacticaseibacillus casei DSM 20011 = JCM 1134 = ATCC 393 DNA encoding:
- a CDS encoding DUF1273 domain-containing protein, with protein sequence MAGKRLWITGYRAYELNVFGNQDPKLKVLKISLKNTLLQYLDEGLNWLITGGQLGVEQWAIEVALRLKPLYPDFKIAMMLPFTDFGSKWNEANQGQLAALRQQVDFSDAVSQAPYQRPAQLQGYMRFMTAHTDAAVIVYDPEFPGKPQWDYRAAEDMAKRRDYPVTLITMDDLEDTAQEMAEAENEHFQND
- the recU gene encoding Holliday junction resolvase RecU encodes the protein MTIRYPNGNPYKDGTQLSPDPVSRPTIYGGRGMTLEEELNLSNQYYRSVDKAVVYKKPTPVQIVKVDYPKRSQAVIREAYFKTPSTTDYNGVYRGYYLDFEAKETKNKASFPLKNFHQHQIDHFRRCLKQNGICFVVIRFATIKRLFVFPASRLIACWDHQSTGGRKSIPLTKIIQHGFELHPQLQPVVPFLDGVDWLIETKVGNLRG
- a CDS encoding PBP1A family penicillin-binding protein translates to MADNQNMSRMARRREDKLTNGPKPPKKLWRRILKWTLLGLLVLFIAGVGLFSWYAKDAPEVTQAKLESGGSSTIYDRSGNEITTLGLENRDYVKASEIPQRLKDAVVSIEDRRFYDEKLGIDPVRIIGAAFNNLTGTSDGLQGGSTLTQQLIKLSVFSTKSSDQTLRRKAQEAWLAMQVQQKYSKDQILEYYINKVFMNYGQYGMSTGAKFYFNKSLKDLTLAQTAFIAGLPQSPAGYDPYKYPQKATQRRNAVIDAMLRDKKITAADAKKAKATPITDGLQPKQQQTNTTANDKIIDSYLTQVIAEVKKKTGLNPYTDNLDIYTNIDMSAQRRLYDIVNTDDYVSFPDDSFQTGVTMTDPDNGEVLAQIGGRKTGDVRLAYNRAAQNTRSNGSTMKPLMDYGPAIEYLNYSTYEQMLDEPYQYPGTSISLYDWDKKYQGRISMRTALEQSRNIPAVKTLSAVGMTNAVKFLKGLGIDLPSSEQYLSSAIGASVNTVQEAGAYGAFANGGTYYKPYYVNKVVSADGNTQTFNSQGTRAMKSSTAYMITDMLKGVLTKGTGTAAAISGLHQAGKTGTTDYSDAELKQNPALNATGIAKDAWFTGYTRNRVISVWTGYDKPTSHGISYAEQEISQKIYKALMSYTSQNLDNRDWTQPDTVESYNILKGSNPGTAITGGSGNTTKELYVRGHGPSSRKAVAESSSSSATSESSSSRASDESSSSEVSESVESSVSTPSVTTPSASQASQEEPSSNSTPSSASGGGSSGGNQ
- a CDS encoding deoxycytidylate deaminase; translated protein: MTDKIVPSKRKVHRESWDHYFLELAQQVSERSTCERATVGAVLVQEHRIIATGYNGAISGDPHCDEAGHLMRDGHCIRTIHAEMNAIIQCAANGVSTHGATVYVNFFPCLNCTKALIQAGIKRIVYAHDYRNDPYGEALLKQHHLDVLHLAPQD
- the nth gene encoding endonuclease III → MTDAEARQLFNQIMALYPDPEPTLHAANPFEILVAVMLSAQTTDVAVNAVTPALFAAYPTPEAMAAAPVTDIAEKISRLGLYRTKAAHLKALSAILVQSYGGKVPADAADLVKLPGVGKKTATVVLSDAFGIPGVAVDTHVSRIVKGLGLVSPKATPVQIQKRLEALMPKSTWIKLHRSLIRFGREHLRAQDPKIPAGSEWSFLAEHYAPLKEAAKH
- a CDS encoding DnaD domain-containing protein — its product is MTDLRTYTEAGQFSVSNLLFDHYPALGLTQTEFLTYLFLDQWQSNHHQAPDLKALANLMNVAPNAIYTAIETLIQKKAIVLESVPDNQGRMRDYYDLSPLLAKIPNSGQTTSTAVTQPNADAQTNVFNQIEIEFGRPLSPIEQETIRDWLTTDHYLPEVILLALREAVLNSAYSLKYMDRILLNWERRHLKTAQQVQADIKRHQEL